The DNA sequence CAACCTACAGTAATTTGCTCATGTTACACGTGCGGTATAAGCATTCCCCCATGTGCTTGCGAGAGCTGTTCCACAAGAGCTCACAAATcacttgcattttgtgtgagTTACCGTGACCTGaagcattttttgttgttgtctttaagtctactttcttttattttacactCAAGCGGGTCACATACACAGAAGTACTGTGCCTGAACACATCCTATGTAGACACCAACAGAGGActcaagctgctgctgctgctgcactgcGAATGTGCTGCTTTCACTATGAAGCTGAATAGAGATTAGTGTTAGGGTAGAGCTGGGTTTATAACAGCGCAAATGCAAATTATCCTTCAAAACTTGAAACTGGACAGTGGCCACAAGATTAAGAGGACAATCTCCAACTGAGCATAACCGGCAGGTAAGCCAAGGTCAGGAACATTATGAGATAAACATAAGGAGGAAAGCCCATCTTAAAGTTGACTGGGGAAGAGACTGTGACTAATTTGTTGAGGGTCATAGAGCAGGCAAACACACATTATTCAGAGCCACCATGGGACAATGAGGTTGGCAAAGGCATCTATTCTTACAGGGGCTGAAGCCAGAGAGGCGTCTCTGCTTCTGAAGTGTCACCTTGAGAGAGTTTTCACTATGTTGTAGTCATTTTGAACCAGTGACTGTAGTGATATTCTATGGTGCTTTGTTATGCATTGTTATAGCATTTAACCATTGGACAATGTGTGCGGTTGCACGTGTTACCACTAGATGTTTTTGTGCCTGACGGATCACATAGGAGCAGGCCCATTATCTTACACTGCATGATGCACTCGCTACAATACATATTTACAACCTACCACACAACCACTCTATCCCATACCTTACCTCGCTATGGGCTGGTGCCTCGCTGAGTTGGGCAATGGATTGGTTAAGTTTCGCCTGTTGCTGAGAAAGGTATTGTTGGTAGAGACCAAGCAGCTCCTGGCACTCTCTATACTGCTGCTGCAGGCCTGGAGGACGACGGGTTAAGtaactaacaaacaaacaataacaagTAAACTGAATACAACATAACAGAACCTTTAGCCTAAaactttaaaatcatttttcaGGGAATAGGAATTACTAATAAAATAGTAGTAAAAATTAGAACAATCAGAACTAAGTCATGCCTACATGACTTCTAAATGTGAAGTCACTGTGTGGCTTTACTGAGAAGGTAACTGCACAACAGCCATTTTGGTAAGGAAAAAATGATCCTATGCAaattaaatggagaaaaaaaaagatagatgcTTGATATATACTGACAATCTGAATTAAACCCTTGTTTCTGCAATCAATTAAACATTGGACCAGAAAAGTAGATAGAACAGCAAGTTgaaaacagagagggagaagaggccAGCAAAATTTAAGTTGTTGTGGCACAGAGCTTTCACCATCTGGGTCGGGCCAAGCTGTGTGGAGCTGAGCTGGACAGTGCCGCGCCAGGCTATCTGCCAGACAGAGTGCTGGCAGACACAAGAAAACTAATCTGGAGCAGAACTACTGCTGCGCCTCAGGAGCCCACTAATGACAGTGGCAGcaccacaccacaccagcaCATACAAAGATAATGAGCACGAGAATGGAGagactacacacagacacacttgcacacattcAATAATCAACCTCGGTCTGACTCTCACTTCCtagtgcacacacaaacaaagccaGAAATCAGAGCACAAATTCCCCACCTGCACTGTAAACagcccacacacaaacactacaaTAAAGGAAGTACTACACACACTCCAGCCCAAGCTGACCTTTAAGTGTGTTCCTCCAGGCCATATCTTTTTATGATGGTGGCCCTGCTCCCCCAGTTGATGAGTTTCTCAGCatcagtttgaaaaaaaagcctCCGTTTTAAGAGAAAATCAAAGTTCAAAGTAGAGTCTTATTGAAGGAATAGTTGGCGGAACACTCCATTAGAAAACACTTTGGTTGTTAGAAGACTTCAATCAGGCTGTGGAAATGAAACAGAGCGAAAGAGAAGAGAGCGGGGACAGCTTTGAATTGAGGACCAGACACCAGACAAATGCAATGCAGCGGCTTCCATAAACATTAGGAAAATGTGTGATTGAACCCTCCATCTAACTAAGGCTCCTCTACCGCTGCACTGATAATGTccatggaagtagttctatatGGAAAGCTTGAGGACATCACAAGGACATCACATCATGTAAACCTAGGCTGGTAGGTCTATTTATGCAGCATGTATAAGGGTCTTGAAGGGGAGATACTGAATATGCTTATACAGCTCCACCTCTCCTCAGTCCAAGATAGAGAGTTGCGTGTGAAGTCGAAAAATGCATGCTGCTCATATTTCAACAGATTCGCACATTTCCACATGATTTCTCATGCCTAAAACAAATGTTTTCCAATAGACACAAATATATAGCACTGTACACTAGAATATAAATTGGGTATGGTGGGGACTCACTAACCATAATACACATAAAGTCGATTTGTACTGTAGTGTAGTACCAACAGGACTGCAGCATCATAGCATCCCAATGCCATAAATGAAGGCaacgtgtgtgaatgtgttgacAGGCTGACGCAGTCACTGGACAGCAAGCGCTAGGTAATCTGAACCGAGTGGAGCAACACTGATAAGATTCCACCTCTCTGCCCGTCgccacactaaacacacttccTCCACAGCCTTGGACGTCAGCCAATGGGGGCCAAGCACTCGGCAAGCCCGAAGTTAACATCAGAGCTGCAAAGTGCCAACAATGACTTACTCCTCCCCCTTGCTCCAAAAATACTCAGAATCAAGGGCTTGGGCTGAAGAGGCTTCAGACAGGGCCTGTCAGAATGATTCACTTCCCTGTCAGGCTGAGGctcaaataaaataatgaaatccaCTTCAAGGTGGAACAAATTTGCACAGGAGGGGGAATATTTTAAAGCCTGCTTTAGCACACTGTGCCAAACAGATTGAGCCTGAGCAGGAATGGGAGAGAAACGAGGGCGGAGACtgatgtgtatgaatgtgtgtgtaaggaAGCAATGACGGGGAATTAATAGAAGAAGACAGTTTACATAACTGCTTCAAGACTACTGCATCTGGAGAAAAGACATGAGTGCAAGTGACACAATAAACCACTACATAATGTCAGCTaacaattattttgaataagCCTTTAAAATTCTGAGAGCAAACATACAGAAAGTCCCATCACATTACAACTCTTCTTAGCCATCTCCGTTGCcatgaaaatgtaaaaccaGTTTTGCAGGCACAGACTAGGTTGCATTTTGCTGAGTCTTTACACCATATCTGTAGAAATTATCTTGTGGCTATGAAATACGTCAACTGCAGAAAATCCACTACAATACATTGTAAAGGTGTGCCAACAACTCGATTTGATTCTTTTAGCAAAGAGTcaatgcattatttatttaacattaagcCCATGATTGGTTCAATTTGATTTTATTATATTCAATtaagcatttaaatgtattcagTCAACAATAGTATAAACCTTACACAAAGGCACCAATTGTTTGTTTACGAGGCTAAACTTTAGCTTTAAACGACAGCAGTTCAGTGTGTTTATATTGTCCAACAAACTCTTTGTTGGATATAGACTTTCATACTATTTAGCTCTGCAGAATGGAGGGCTTCCAAAAATGTTCTTAATTCAACCAGTCAACCATATTTCTCTAATAAATAGTGTGCACCTTACACAGCACATGGCTTCACCCCACTCTTTCCTACAATATtgataaaatacaaaacaccCAGACCATATCATGACAATGGAACATCATGGAATATTAGGGGCTTAAtctgcacacaaaaaacaaagcgCTATAAAAAAATCTCTAATTTCGCATCTCTTCTGATGCACGCTTTTCACAAAAAGCACACTTGATAAAACCAGATTTCCACATTGTAAATGTCAGGTAACAATTGAATTATCTCTGGCAATCCTCTATCACAACATGTAGCATTTTTCAATGACATATTCTACCAGCGCTGTTGTTCCCCTCTCTCCATGGCCTCAGGATTCCTTCCAATTGTTTCAACTCAATAAATGGCATTAGCTGTAGCGCCTGCTGTGCCTTGTTCTGgatacaacaagtagaactgCGCACCATTAGTAACCCCACCTTGACTTCTACCAATGCCAACATGCCTTGAAGTACAAAAGGCATCCTTCCTATCTGAAACACAAATTCAGTCCTGTGTGCCAGTCAGTTCCAAATGTCAGCTGAACACCCTAAATATCAAGGGGACTTTTTCCCTCTCATCCTAGGGGGCTTGGGGCTAAGGTATAGCCCTACATTCTTTATACCCCTGACAACTCTGAATCTTGGTTAGATAAGATAAGCTGAGGCGTAATGGAATTAGAAGACTCTCATTCAGTGTGTTTGCCTTTGGTGTCTCCTTAACCTTTCAGAGAAGTGCCAGAACCTTCTGCCTTCGAAGAGCCTTCATGACTCCTGCACACACTTTAAAAGACTTCGTTATCCCCCCCCTGAGGTGCTTGGATCTGAACAGTTTTTCCTCTCAAATACCTTTTTAATGGAGTTTAGAAGTTTGGTGTAAATGCCAAGTCTCCGAGCCAAAGTGCCTTTAATTGAGTTGTGCATTCCTAATTTTCCCCGCCACCGTTGCCAATCGTGCAATTTACCAGCGGGGTCAATTACTCTTCATATTTCGCAGTGTTTTTAACCTAAATTTACTGCTGGCCATGCTCTGGTTTGACCTGAGCGGAATAGTTATGAAAACAGTAGGTGGGTTGTGGGGTGCAATAAAAAGCATAACTATCGCTCTAACTCTAGCACTAGCCTCATCAATCAATCATCAGACAATCAAGAATCGGCCGGTGACCCACCTGATCTCATTTTGTCAGAAGGAACTGAGAGCTATTCTACAGCTAATGTTCAACATTCAGAGAAGGTTACAAAAACACATGGTGGAGAATGCATACACTGTAGTCTTCTCAGTAAATATCAAAATTCATCTTTGGATGATAAGATGATTTAGATGGTTTGGGGCCATGGCTCCAACCTTGAAATTGATTCTGTACACAACAGCGGATAAGCTACAAGCACTTGCAAAATACATCTGCAGCAGGAATCAAATCATTCAAATGAATCTGCTCTATTTCTCTGTCTTTTGTATCAAATCATAGGGTCTTGGACAAAGAATGAACATGGCCTTCCCTAAGACAACACTGCCCCCTGCAGACTAACTAATGGAACAGCAGAATAAGCAATGGAACCATCTGCCTTCAATATATCATTTGAGGAACTTTAAGTACATCCTAGGGATACCTAACTGTGTGCCATGGATGACTGTTACCAAGTTTTTATTCCAACCATAAACTACTGCGGATGATTTTACATACAACTGTAGCTACCTACAGCTTAtaccacagtgctgtggagtaaggtctggctacaccacaggtACATTTCTACATTCTAGGGTAGGTGAAAAAAAGCTTGTttgttgccatttctttaaaccaatcacaatcgtctttggcagcgctaagctctggacgcagcgacggGGCCAATGGAAAaaagtctcaggaaggaacttgttttggtgaaacatttgcacctcgcaaaagaaaacgccacatacaatatcaaattaagttaactgtttacacaatacagtgacgtgagctatataaattagctggatacatggttaaacgtaatttgctctaaCCAGtctatcgccgtgtgtacttcatccacagcaatcctaccaatcggtcccaaaaatGTCCTAGTAAAAAAGTAAACTCTGTAaacattctttgtaaatctgtgCAATCattctctgaaaaaaaaacaagcaggcctgccttattgcacgattcacattttctttaaaacttcCAATTTTCAATGTGTATCTTGCTAgcaagtttgttgttgttttgcgTAGCGAAGGGATTTCACACAGAAAACTGAAGGTGAGGGGCAAAGCCTGTGgctcaggctttatcctggaattgtacttccgttgatccagactaaagTTGGGATAATCAGTGAAATCACTTGGGGTGTGTTTAATGTTACATCTTTTTGCACCACATTAAGACATTCAGGTTAAACAATACGTTTTCTCCAGGGAGTTTTTTGAAGAATGGAATACGGGAACTGCACCACCATTCTCTACTGTAGCACTATCAATGCAATTTCAAAACAGGGTGGTAAGTGCATCTTATCATGGAGTTGTAGCATACGTTCTAAAAACATCTTGTTTACCAAATTTACTAAACTGATAAAACTATTGTACCCTGGAATTATTGAGGGACCTCTGGTTTCCTCACAACAGTCCATCACATTTTGCAGTAGCTGATCCAGTGCAGACATTACACAAACACTCAAAACAGCAATCAACACACCACAAAGCATATTTTATACCATTAAACATAGCTATGTTCTCTGAAGATTGCTCAAAAGCTAACAAGAAGTACCCGGTGTTCAAACCACTGTGGGTACTGCTATTTGCAACAGCACATTAAATGCCCTACCGTTTCATCAAAAGAACAATATGACTAATCTGAGATAATCTAActcactgctgtgtttttgtttggttCAGTATTTCTGAAAGGATACTCTCCCTTTCCTGAACTATGATCACGTTCTGTTGTTCCAACTTCTGGATCTTGGCCTCAAAATTTTCCTGTTCATCTTTCAGACGCTGCACTGACTCTTCTTTCTCCTCGCTCACtctggagaaaacaaaataacagtGTTAAAGCATCGGTGGTCTACATTATGCATTCCAAGAGTTACAAGGGATTAAAAGCAGTACAAAATTAATACATTTCAATCAGGTATCACTTCGTATTGTTCCACTCAAACATTCATATGAACTTTATCACTATCCTAGAGTTCAGGGGCATATACTGCTGGCTACCTGGCTAGTTCTTCGATGAGGTTTGCAATCCGGCGCTTATCTTCAGGACAGAGGTCTTTCAAACAGACCTGGCTCTTAGCTCTGCTGGTCTCAGAGATTACCTGTGCAAAGAATGGTTAGCAAGTATAAGAAGATAATTAGGATAAAATTCTGTCAACCTCCTTCCTTGTTTTCTAAAAGTATTTAGATTATCCATATTCTTTCTTCCACATGTTCATCTTATATCCACGGAGGGAAGAGAAAAATAGTCTTCACAAAACAATGGTTTACCTGTGTTGAGGAGATAAAAGTACCCAAAGCTGGAGAAATGGTGGGCTCTGTAGCTACAGTAGCACTGGGATGGATGGACCCTTTTTCCTTGGTATAAACCCCAGAGCGCTCACTTTGTGAGGAGCCCTGTTTCTTGACAACTTTCCTTAGTGTGGTCTCGTTCTTGCAATCAGAGCTACGCCTGGCTCGCATGTTGGTACCTCTTTTACTGGATGTGCTGGTGCTGCTGCCTGATCTCAAACTAAAAGGGGTCTTCCCCTCTCCTTCTAATCCTAAAAACGTTTGTGGGAAGACAGAAGAAGAGGATGCCATGTGTACATGAGCTACATAGAATTATCTCATACTGTGTTCAGAAATTGTCCCCAAAAATGAATTGAGACTCACCAGGAACAAACACCAAAGGCTGTTCCTCATCTGACACTGTGTGAACAAGGCCAAGAGAAGTTAGGCATTTAAATCTGCAGtgggtacaaaaaaaaaaaaacgccagaATTTGAAGTACAGTGAGACCTCATCCTGCAGCTTCCCTCTCCCCTTTTTTTCTAGGCCAACGCATGGGCTGAACAACCAATAGGaaccctctctctatctctctgtctctctctatctctctgaaatgacctgtgattgaccAAAGTATCATACCAAGagctagattttctaaagcctgaaaacagaaccaagaggaggtgcagaaatccagttttattttcagcccacttgaattacaatatgctgaaattTTATTATGGAATTGTTGCCCAATGACGCCAAAAATAAAGTGCCTAGAacagcttaaaggtcccatggcatgaacatttcacatgaggttttttaacattaatatgcattcccccagcctgcctatggtcacccagtggctaaaaatggcgataggtgtaaaccgagccctgggtatcctgctctgcctttgagaaaatgaaagctcagatgggccgatctggaatcttgctccttatgaggtcataaggagcaaggttacctcccctttgcccgcccagagaatttggcccaaccatgagagagagagagacatcatggctttcaaacgagcaaagtggcagcccgccctcccttctctcctcctcaatagctacagacacagaaatgccataacctaaggaaagctcattgtgggactggctctagtggctgtaattctgcaccaaggctgaattttgggaaatagacttcagatgcagtattacTGCAGGTCTCTATAAacgcatccaaagagcaccatgtcatgggaccacGTTCAGTGAAATGTAATGGCTGTTTGTTAAAGCATGTGTTTTCTGTGGAATGAATAATTCAATAATCCTATTTTGGGACAGTTAGCTACAGGGGCAAACGGTTAGCAGATCGCGTAATAATCCAAACAAAAGCTCGGTATCTAACGTTGCAGCAGGTGGTCCTTGTAAAATTTTTAACTCAGTAGCAGGAAACCAGACAGGGTTGATTGGTAATGACAGTGAACATTAATACTTTAGCGTTAATCGCCGAGTTTCTATATAAAATAGGTAATGGTAACGTAACTTGGAAGAGATAACGTTAAGTCAACATGTAatgaactagctagctagctacacgtATAGTTAACTATAACTGTTAACAACTGTTAATAGCAAACGCTAACTAACGTAACGAGCTACGTTAGCTGCCTCACTTCCTCTGAAATAACTTTCCAGCATTGACACAGACGTAACATCTAGTAGACTCTTTCGAAAACTTTTTGAAACTAATATAAGATCATGTACGAATGGACAGTGGACGGGGAAGCTAGTGTAGTTTAGTAAAAGTAAGCCTACCACCATTCATCCAAAATATCCCCGAATTTCCACTTTTTGTTGCCGCTGCCGCCATGTTGAAACAACCGCCACCACTCCCAGGGAGCCAAGCGTTGCTAAGGAATTGTAGTCCCACCTTTCTCTTTGAACTGAGCAGCCAATTGGCTATTTCTTAGGAAGGCGGGTTTCTATTTGCTTAAACATGTGTCAATTTGTCAAAGCTGCATTTGTCGTttccggtgtgtgtgtgttggtgtgttacCAGCTGAGTtatttggagagagagaggtgacgTTACATGGCAAATAGCTGCAGGGGATACTTGTAGGGGTTTCTGCAAATTTGTGAAGACAATCTTCCAAATGGAAGAGACAAAAGAAAGCTTGATATTTAAAGGTGTTGCTGAGAGACTGACGCTTGGCATTACTCGAATACTCGGTGTGTATCATTGTTTTTGCTCTTAAACTAGCTACTTACGTTAATGTTCAGTTTAGCTAGCAGCAAATGTAGTGATGTCTTACTGGACAGTTAATACATTTTATGAATTTGTCCCTGTTGTGCCAGAGAACATGCCTGGTGTGGTCGATGTGCGTTTTGTAGAGAGGGAGCCTGCAGAGAAGAGGAGCCTGCTGTCATGGGAACAGGTGAAAATTGGACTCCTTTTAAAGACATCAACATTTGGTCTGGTTATACATTGTTATATGAGCCTGCTGTATCTCTTCCTCAGAAAAACACTTGTATTTTGCCAGAGGACCTGCGAGATTTCTATCTGACAACGGATGGATTTACACTAACCTGGAGCGTTAAACTAGACAGTAGGTGACCTCATTAGTTTTATGTTCTGCCTGTAATACCACTCTCACAAAGgtcttaatttatttaaatgaaatgctaCTATTAAGATTACATGATACAGGGAAATGAAAAAGGCTTGAGCAAGATTTGTGTGAAGGTTTTTCAGCTCTGTGATACAATCAtaactgtgtgggtgtgtgcctTTTTTAGGTGAGTGTGTTCCCCTAGGATTGATGATGATTAACCGCGTGGCCAGGCTGTGCCCACTCCTCCAACCAGTATCATTATTCTCTCTACCCAATGCACCATCACTGGCTGACCTGGACTGGGAGGAGAACAACACAGAAAGTGGTAAACCTCACCTGTCAGATCATGAGGGCTTAACTCAACAATTACAGCATGTCAAGTGTGATTAAGTATTATTGTGTGCTCAGTTGTGCAGAAAGCAGGCTAATGACTGAAATGTTGATTGGAAAGTAAATATTTATTCAAGACCCATTAATCCTATCTGCCAGGGACAGGGCATTCTCCCGCTGCACCCCATTTTGATTCCCGTTGCCGCATCTTTGAGCTGGATTCCTGTGGTGGGAATGGCAAAGTGTGTCTAGTCTACAAAAACTGCACTCcaggtgttttgttttgtatttgcaaattGTGACATATATGATTTctctgaaaacaatgtttaaaattaaaaaattatattttgagaaaaatatattatctATGTTAAAATATATGTTGCATCATTTAGTTGTTGGTCTATTTTCCAGGTGTGGTAGCCCAGCAGAGTGAAATTTGGTTCCTTGACCGCTCGCTGTGTTGGCATTTACTGACAGCAACCTTCACCTCCTACTACCGACTGATGATCACCTACCTGGGTCTGCCTGAGTGGCAGTATGCCTTCACCCCATATGGCCCTAGCCCCCAGGCCAAGGTGTCTAATCACTCTTTCTAAGACCACATGTTGTGGTTTAATATTCtacattgtatttgtttttcagtctttcagaattgaattgaaaaaccAAACCATGTTCATTAGTTGTTTTCAATTGTGTTGTAGACTAAATGTAATATTAACAACACTTGAAGTCACTGCAGgtgtataaaatacattttattaattatgTTTGGTTCACAGTATACTACAATGTTTGCTGATTTAACACTTTAACAAGAAGTGTTTTACCTCAACATCTGAAATAGGACATTTGCAGACTAGTCCTTTTAGTCCTCAACTACTGTTTTCACCTACAGTTTACTTCTATGCATTGTATGCCAAATGTTCCTGGGAATGCAGATTGCAGTGTTGGAATATTTTGGAAAGGAAGTAGTGGGGAGGTGAATCAGTTTCTTTGTATTTTCCCCACTCTAACACTCAGTTCCTAAAGGACATTGCACAGgttattttgtgttatttttttaggATACATAACTATAAACAGCATTGTGAACTATCTACCTATTTTCCCTCTATAGCAGTGGGCATCGCTGTACCAGCCACTGATTTTCAGCAGTGAACTCAGCTTGGCTGATCCTGCTGGAGATTCCCATCTCAACAAGCTGGATCCTACAAAGGCCTTCAAAGGCAAAGCCAAGATACCCATCCCCAAGAAGAAGCAGTCCACACAGTGCAGCTTAGGGAGCACTGCAAAGAGCCAAGGCAGCACAGGAAGACACAGTGGGGGAAAGCGGTGAGAATGTTACTGTCTACACAACCAACATGGTTTAGAGCAGCCGGCAATTCCATCATTGGCTGG is a window from the Perca flavescens isolate YP-PL-M2 chromosome 4, PFLA_1.0, whole genome shotgun sequence genome containing:
- the tpgs2 gene encoding tubulin polyglutamylase complex subunit 2 codes for the protein MEETKESLIFKGVAERLTLGITRILENMPGVVDVRFVEREPAEKRSLLSWEQKNTCILPEDLRDFYLTTDGFTLTWSVKLDSECVPLGLMMINRVARLCPLLQPVSLFSLPNAPSLADLDWEENNTESGTGHSPAAPHFDSRCRIFELDSCGGNGKVCLVYKNCTPGVVAQQSEIWFLDRSLCWHLLTATFTSYYRLMITYLGLPEWQYAFTPYGPSPQAKQWASLYQPLIFSSELSLADPAGDSHLNKLDPTKAFKGKAKIPIPKKKQSTQCSLGSTAKSQGSTGRHSGGKR